A stretch of Amblyraja radiata isolate CabotCenter1 chromosome 34, sAmbRad1.1.pri, whole genome shotgun sequence DNA encodes these proteins:
- the LOC116991752 gene encoding UDP-glucuronosyltransferase 2C1-like, whose amino-acid sequence MGGLGWKSRSNVIFILGIIFALSCPITQAARILVVPVDGSHWINMKILMEELNLRGHNITVLCHSATWYIKESPDLYQTIIVQAQENIEALSRKEVMETFVLMSLDRLQNSHTLWGNIMLQNLMVTFMYNVHRIYQHFNMAIFENKTLLNQFENANFDLILTDPIFGTGPMLAYYLKVPLVYNVRWQISGEAHFLTAPSPLSYVPLQGSLLTDKMDFFQRTENVIHSLFQHFSSEFLIHPLYNEICHRYLGPDTDIKSILLRADVWLMRVDFVFEFPRPTMPNIVYIGGFQCKPARPLAAEFEEFVQSSGKHGLVVMSLGSIVNSLPMEITMKIAEALSQIPQKVIWRYDGETPPNIGNNTLLSKWIPQNDLLGHPNTRTFVSHGGTNGIYEAIYHGVPVVGMPLLFDQFDNLLKLETRGAAKVINIATMHSTDLLQALNEVINGASYGDNMKRLSALHRDQPESPMERAVFWVEYVARHKGAGHLRSESHRLPWYAYYCVDVMIFLLSVLLLLTVLVVGTLKKLCRIVCRKKQKTE is encoded by the coding sequence ATGGGTGGTCTTGGATGGAAAAGCAGATCAAATGTCATATTTATTCTCGGTATCATCTTCGCCCTGTCTTGTCCAATTACCCAAGCAGCTAGAATATTGGTCGTGCCTGTTGATGGAAGTCACTGGATCAATATGAAAATTCTAATGGAAGAGCTGAACCTTCGCGGCCACAACATCACTGTGCTATGTCACTCCGCAACCTGGTACATCAAGGAGAGTCCCGATCTGTATCAAACCATCATAGTTCAAGCACAAGAAAACATTGAAGCACTTTCAAGGAAAGAAGTGATGGAAACATTTGTGCTAATGTCGCTGGACAGGTTACAGAATAGTCACACACTATGGGGAAACATAATGTTACAAAACCTAATGGTTACATTTATGTACAATGTACATAGAATTTACCAACATTTTAACATGGCGATTTTTGAAAACAAAACCTTGTTGAAtcaatttgaaaatgcaaactttGACCTAATACTCACAGATCCTATATTTGGTACTGGGCCAATGCTTGCGTATTATTTAAAAGTACCGCTGGTGTACAACGTTCGATGGCAGATCAGTGGGGAAGCCCATTTTCTCACTGCCCCTTCACCACTTTCCTACGTCCCACTCCAGGGCTCACTGCTCACAGACAAAATGGATTTTTTCCAAAGAACAGAAAATGTAATTCATAGTCTCTTTCAACACTTTAGTTCAGAGTTTTTGATACATCCACTTTATAATGAAATCTGCCATCGGTATCTGGGACCAGACACGGACATCAAGTCGATTCTCCTCAGAGCTGATGTATGGCTGATGAGGGTGGATTTTGTGTTTGAATTCCCAAGACCCACCATGCCAAACATTGTGTACATCGGAGGcttccagtgtaaaccagcacggcCTCTAGCAGCAGAGTTTGAGGAGTTTGTCCAAAGCTCAGGGAAACATGGACTTGTTGTAATGTCATTGGGTTCTATTGTCAATTCCTTGCCAATGGAGATTACAATGAAAATAGCAGAAGCTTTATCTCAAATTCCCCAGAAGGTTATCTGGAGATATGATGGTGAGACCCCTCCCAATATAGGGAATAATACACTGCTGTCAAAATGGATCCCTCAGAACGATCTGCTGGGTCACCCCAACACACGAACGTTTGTTTCACACGGAGGCACCAATGGCATTTATGAAGCCATCTACCATGGGGTGCCAGTGGTCGGAATGCCTCTGCTTTTTGACCAGTTTGACAATTTACTCAAGCTCGAAACCCGAGGAGCAGCAAAAGTGATCAACATTGCAACCATGCATTCCACAGATCTGTTGCAGGCACTCAACGAGGTGATAAACGGCGCATCTTATGGGGACAACATGAAGAGACTCTCTGCTCTCCATCGGGACCAGCCAGAGTCGCCAATGGAGAGAGCCGTTTTCTGGGTTGAGTACGTTGCCCGACACAAAGGAGCGGGGCATTTGCGCTCAGAATCCCACCGACTCCCCTGGTACGCTTACTATTGTGTAGATGTGATGATCTTTCTGTTGTCTGTGTTACTCCTGCTCACTGTGTTGGTGGTTGGAACACTGAAGAAACTTTGTCGTATTGTTTGTAGGAAAAAGCAAAAGACTgagtga